CGTCGTAACCCTGTTCGGCGAACAGGTCGACGGCGGCCACGACCAAGCGTTCGCGCGCTCCTGGCTCCCACCGTCCCATGCGATTCATTCTAAGTGATGAGACTGTGGTCCCATCACTCTGGTAGCGTATGACGGGACAAGAGTCCCATCACTTCAGGAGCACGTCATGCGCGTCTTTGTCACCGGGGCCACCGGGCTCATCGGTTCCGCCGTCGTCGGCGAACTGCTCGGCAACGGCCATTCCGTCCTCGCGCTCGCCCGGTCCGAGGCGTCCGCGGAGGCCGCCAAGAAGGCCGGTGCCGAGCCGGTTCGGGGTGCGCTCGCCGATCTGGACGTCATTCGCGACAGCGTTTCCCGGGTCGACGGGGTAATCCACCTGGCCTTCGCCAACGCCTTCACCAGTGCTGAAGCCCTCGCGCAGGCGGTCGCCGAGGAGACTGCCGCGCTCAAGGCGCAGGCTGAGGCGCTGGTCGGAAGCGACCGGCCGCTCGTCGCGGTATCGGGCACCCCGTACGTGCCGGGCCGGGCGTCTACCGAGGCCGACCCCCTCCCGACGGACGGCCCGGTCGGCGGTCGCGGCCGCACCGTTACCGAGGTGCTGGCGTTCGCGGACCGAGGTGTGCGGACCTCCGCGATCCGGTTGCCGCGCACCGTCCACAACGAGGGGACCGGCGGATTCGCCGGCCTGCTAACCAATATCGCCCGACAGACCGGAGTGTCCGGCTACCCGGGCGATGGCACCCAGCGCTGGCCCGCCGTCCACGCCCTCGACGCGGCAGTGCTGTTCCGGCTCGCCCTCGAACAGGCCGCGCCGGGCACCGCTTGGCACGCGGTCGACGACGAGGGCGACCAGGTCCGCGACATCGCCGGCGTCATCGGCCGGCGGCTCGGGCTGCCGGTCGAATCGGTGCCGGCGGAGACGTACGGGCCGCTCGGCCAGATATTCGCGGCGGATCAGCCTTCGACCAGCGCGCGCACCCGGCAGGAATCGGGGTGGGTGCCGAAGCACTCGAGCCTGCTGGCGGATCTGGAGAACATCCAGCCCTGACCGAGAAAGGAGGGCGGGTCCATGGTGCTCTGGCCATCCTCGTGGACCCATCAAGATCGGAACTAATATTCCGCACTGCGGACTTCTCGGTCTACCATGCGGATATGAGCAACGATGCCCTCCTCCA
This sequence is a window from Amycolatopsis benzoatilytica AK 16/65. Protein-coding genes within it:
- a CDS encoding SDR family oxidoreductase, with product MRVFVTGATGLIGSAVVGELLGNGHSVLALARSEASAEAAKKAGAEPVRGALADLDVIRDSVSRVDGVIHLAFANAFTSAEALAQAVAEETAALKAQAEALVGSDRPLVAVSGTPYVPGRASTEADPLPTDGPVGGRGRTVTEVLAFADRGVRTSAIRLPRTVHNEGTGGFAGLLTNIARQTGVSGYPGDGTQRWPAVHALDAAVLFRLALEQAAPGTAWHAVDDEGDQVRDIAGVIGRRLGLPVESVPAETYGPLGQIFAADQPSTSARTRQESGWVPKHSSLLADLENIQP